From Pirellulales bacterium:
CCGTTTGACGAGAAACTCGGTCGGCACCTTCACGGCCGGTGCCTCCGGCTTGTGGTTATCGTAAATGTAATCCGTGCCGCGAATGCGAATCGACTGCACCGCAAAGAAACGCTCCGGCAATGCCTCCAGCCCGTAAGCATGCTCCGCCGTCGGCGAGATAAGAATGGCCGCCAGGCTGATCGCCACGAGCAAGCAAGCTGCCGTGGCCAGTAGGGCCAGCGGACGCCGCCGAATCGTCAACCCCGCGGGCACAACGTCAGCGCGCGCAGCCGCCACGCGCTCGATAACTTGTTCGCGCTCGTCCACGCTCACCTCCCGTAGCGGCGCATAGTAGCCGGTCAGCAATTCGTCGAGCGTGCGATCGTCGTTCTCGCGGGCGTTCATGATTTCGCCTCCCGATCGAGCAGTTTCGTGCGCAATCGTTCTCGGGCTCGTTCCAACAACTTGTAGAATCCCGACGAGGAAAGCTCGAGCGCCTGTCGGGCCACGGCGACCGGCTCTCCGCACAAATAATGAATGTGCAGGGCTAGACGCTCGTCGTCCGGCAATTCGGCCAATGCCGCATGGACCAAGAGCCGCGTGTCGGCAGCGCCATCGCTGGCCGGCTGCAGCGGGTCCTGATCGAGCGCTACAAACCGCGTGCGATTGCGCGCCTGCCGCCGCCGGAAATCGGTCCCTTCGCGCCGGGCAATCGACACCAGCCAGCCGGCCAGGGCCGCGGGCTCGCGCAATTGCCGCAAGTTGCCCAGCGCGCGGACAAACACTTCCTGCACCAGTTCATCGGCTTCGGCCGGCGCACCGGTGGCGTCGAGCAGGATGGCGCGCAGCAGCGGCGCGTAGCGGTCGTAGATTCGCCCGACCGCGTCATGTTCGCCCGCTGCGGCTCGACGCGCCAACTCGGCGTCCTCGGTCATCGACAGCTCCTGTCCATGCTGTTGGTCTACAGAATAGACGGAGAGGGGTGGAGATTTTCCACCGAAATCATAAGACGCTTTTTAAAAACAACCGTGGAGCACTCCTAAGGAATGTCACCTGTAGCTTGGCTACCAGTCCTTAAACCGAGTTCCGCACTGGTGGGCGAGCCACCAGTGGCACCCGATGCTCGTCATGACATCGAGCCGACGGCCTTTTGTTCAGGTACCTCGGCAGAAGCGGTCCCCGCGGCCGGCGTCCTCGGTAGCGGCACGACCAAGGCCAAAAGCGCCAGGCCCCCCGTGACCGCGGCCAGGACAAAGAACATCGGCGCGTACGAGCCGGTTAGCGCCTGGCTTTCGGCCATTAGCTCCGGCCCCAGGGCCGAGGCCAGCACCGTGGCAAACTGGGCGGCGCCCTGAATACCGCCGAGGCGCGCCCGACCGAAAAGATGCCCAAACGCGGCGAAGAACACCACTGTCACCAGTCCGCCGCTCAGTCCGATCAAGGCAGCGTAAACGCGCGCACCGGCG
This genomic window contains:
- a CDS encoding sigma-70 family RNA polymerase sigma factor, translating into MTEDAELARRAAAGEHDAVGRIYDRYAPLLRAILLDATGAPAEADELVQEVFVRALGNLRQLREPAALAGWLVSIARREGTDFRRRQARNRTRFVALDQDPLQPASDGAADTRLLVHAALAELPDDERLALHIHYLCGEPVAVARQALELSSSGFYKLLERARERLRTKLLDREAKS